One window of the Zea mays cultivar B73 chromosome 3, Zm-B73-REFERENCE-NAM-5.0, whole genome shotgun sequence genome contains the following:
- the LOC100216899 gene encoding 50S ribosomal protein L31-like yields MTLSLSTSFLPIPAAARTTARTLRSVVPSQGMRCSMRKKGLHPEIYEDAKVYCNGELVLVTGGTKPEYTVDVWSGNHPYYVGDTSALVVMDSQIEKFRKKWGHIKEYWPEDQWREMHPDGDPEFEPEGDN; encoded by the exons ATGACGCTCTCCCTCTCCACCTCTTTCCTCCCCATCCCCGCCGCCGCGAGGACCACCGCCCGCACCCTACGCTCCGTCGTCCCCTCCCAG GGGATGCGCTGCTCGATGCGCAAGAAGGGGTTGCACCCGGAGATCTACGAGGACGCGAAGGTGTACTGCAACGGCGAGCTGGTGCTGGTGACGGGGGGCACCAAGCCGGAGTACACGGTGGACGTGTGGTCCGGAAACCACCCCTACTATGTCGGCGACACCTCGGCGCTCGTGGTCATGGACAGCCAGATCGAGAAGTTCCGCAAGAAGTGGGGCCACATCAAGGAGTACTGGCCCGAGGACCAGTGGAGGGAGATGCACCCAGACGGCGACCCGGAGTTCGAGCCCGAGGGGGACAACTGA
- the LOC100191207 gene encoding uncharacterized protein LOC100191207 has product MAAAEAIARGALSRSRVVARGLVHAAQVVGLAVFLRAFAEFPWTAAAAPPILRAAASFLAPPRLYFLAANVIVVALATLFRRDAASSSPPGSSGGDAQHPFLAFLGPALPPITEAEEPSGQEAPPEVVFEDKEAVHVRTLRAQPPRRSMSEKTGGGGGGGAAGSAASPELRRAKSENGRRRQRRSSSSAAAAAVAELGVDDGEAFRLAVEAFIAKQQTWFHREESLVARADAGGEDGPAIAGAAVAVQ; this is encoded by the coding sequence ATGGCTGCCGCCGAGGCCATTGCCAGGGGCGCGCTGTCCCGCTCCCGCGTGGTGGCGAGGGGACTCGTGCACGCGGCGCAGGTGGTTGGCCTGGCCGTGTTCCTCCGCGCCTTCGCCGAGTTCCCCTGGACTGCCGCCGCGGCCCCGCCCATCCTCCGCGCCGCCGCTTCCTTCCTCGCCCCACCGCGCCTCTACTTCCTCGCCGCCAACGTCATCGTGGTCGCCCTCGCCACGCTCTTCCGCCGCGACGCGGCCTCATCCTCGCCGCCGGGCTCCAGCGGCGGCGACGCGCAGCACCCGTTCCTCGCGTTCCTTGGCCCGGCGCTGCCGCCGATCACCGAGGCGGAGGAGCCCTCCGGGCAGGAGGCGCCGCCGGAGGTGGTGTTCGAGGACAAGGAGGCGGTGCACGTGAGGACGTTGCGCGCCCAGCCCCCGCGGCGGAGCATGTCGGAGAagacgggcggcggcggcggcggcggcgcagcgGGCAGTGCGGCGTCGCCGGAGCTGCGGCGAGCCAAGTCGGAGAACGGCAGGCGGCGGCAACGGCGGTCGtcgtcgtcggcggcggcggcggcggtggcggagcTGGGGGTGGACGACGGAGAGGCGTTCCGGCTGGCGGTCGAGGCGTTCATCGCGAAGCAGCAGACCTGGTTCCACCGCGAGGAGTCCCTGGTCGCCCGTGCCGACGCCGGTGGGGAAGACGGCCCGGCGATCGCCGGCGCCGCGGTGGCGGTGCAGTGA
- the LOC100383486 gene encoding aspartic proteinase oryzasin-1 isoform X1 yields MGRRTCGTAFILLYVLSTSTLPASSSNTGDGLIRIPLKKRSIMDTIYGDLLPKPSAPEEKEKQAVDDPVRDAIARARERQHEMLVQAAATERRRRYYWSYSGAGGKGNGSRLHDGGQGEGSGSIAIVALKNFLNAQYFGQIGVGCPPQNFTVVFDTGSANLWVPSAKCFFSLACLFHPKYDSRQSSTYKPNGTPASIHYGTGGIAGFYSQDQVTVGNLVVQNQEFIEATHEPGFTFLLAKFDGILGLAFQEISVEGSLPVWYNMVNQNLVAQPVFSFWLNRNPFDGEGGEIVFGGSDEQHYKGSHTYTRVTRKGYWQFEMGDFLIGGRSTGICVDGCAAIADSGTSLIAGPLVAIAQINEQIGAAGVVNQECKQVVAGYGLQIAGLLEAQQTPPSEVCSKVGLCTFDGTRGVSSSSCSSGRSAAGIESVPGSVDGMAEALCNACEIVVFWTQSELSPNRSNEGTLEYVDRLCESMPDPVGSRVDCGRVGSLQTVAFSIGGRAFELRPDQYVLKVGEGFAAHCISGFTALDVPPPVGPLWILGDVFMGAYHTIFDYGKMRIGFADSA; encoded by the exons ATGGGGCGTAGGACATGTGGCACGGCCTTCATCCTTCTCTACGTGCTGTCTACGTCGACATTGCCCGCGTCGTCATCGAACACCGGCGACGGCCTCATCCGCATCCCGCTGAAGAAGAGATCGATAATGGACACCATCTACGGCGACCTCCTGCCGAAGCCGAGCGCGCCGGAGGAGAAGGAGAAGCAAGCCGTCGACGACCCGGTGCGGGACGCCATAGCCCGAGCACGCGAGCGGCAGCACGAAATGCTGGTCCAGGCCGCTGCCACGGAACGCAGGCGCAGGTACTACTGGAGCTACAGCGGGGCCGGGGGCAAGGGAAACGGCAGCCGTCTGCATGACGGAGGCCAGGGCGaggggtcggggagcatcgcCATCGTTGCGCTCAAGAACTTCCTCAACGCCCAGTACTTTGGGCagatcggggtcggctgcccgccGCAGAACTTCACCGTCGTCTTCGACACCGGGAGCGCCAACCTCTGGGTCCCTTCTGCCAAGTGCTTTTTCTCG CTCGCGTGTTTATTCCATCCCAAGTATGACTCCCGCCAGTCCAGCACTTACAAACCGAATG GAACACCGGCTTCTATTCACTACGGGACGGGAGGGATTGCTGGTTTTTACAGCCAAGACCAGGTCACGGTTGGCAATCTGGTAGTTCAAAACCAG GAGTTCATCGAAGCCACTCACGAGCCTGGCTTCACCTTTCTACTGGCAAAATTCGACGGCATCCTCGGGCTTGCATTTCAGGAAATTTCAGTTGAAGGTTCACTTCCAGTATG GTACAATATGGTGAACCAAAACCTAGTGGCGCAGCCTGTTTTCTCCTTCTGGTTAAACCGGAACCCATTCGACGGGGAAGGGggcgaaattgtgtttggaggttCTGACGAACAGCATTACAAAGGAAGCCATACGTACACCAGGGTCACTCGGAAAGGCTACTGGCAG TTTGAAATGGGTGACTTTCTCATTGGCGGAAGGAGCACTG GAATCTGTGTGGATGGTTGTGCGGCCATTGCAGACTCTGGGACTTCGCTGATTGCTGGTCCTCTA GTTGCCATTGCCCAGATCAATGAACAGATTGGAGCGGCCGGGGTGGTCAACCAAGAGTGCAAACAGGTCGTTGCTGGTTACGGGCTACAAATTGCAGGGCTGCTGGAAGCTCAG CAGACACCACCATCAGAAGTGTGCTCGAAGGTCGGGCTCTGCACGTTCGATGGGACACGCGGAGTAAG TTCTTCTTCATGCTCCTCCGGTCGCAGTGCTGCTGGCATCGAGAGTGTACCGGGATCCGTAGACGGCATGGCGGAAGCTCTATGCAACGCGTGCGAGATAGTAGTGTTCTGGACGCAAAGCGAGCTGAGCCCGAACAGGAGCAACGAGGGCACGCTGGAGTACGTGGACAGG CTCTGCGAAAGCATGCCCGATCCGGTGGGGTCGCGCGTGGACTGCGGACGCGTGGGTTCCCTGCAGACCGTTGCGTTCAGCATCGGTGGAAGGGCGTTCGAGCTCCGGCCTGACCAG TACGTCCTCAAGGTCGGCGAGGGGTTCGCCGCGCACTGCATCAGCGGGTTCACGGCTCTGGACGTGCCCCCTCCGGTAGGCCCTCTGTG GATACTGGGTGACGTCTTCATGGGAGCCTACCATACCATCTTTGACTACGGCAAGATGAGGATCGGGTTCGCAGATTCCGCGTGA
- the LOC100383486 gene encoding aspartic proteinase oryzasin-1 isoform X3 yields the protein MGRRTCGTAFILLYVLSTSTLPASSSNTGDGLIRIPLKKRSIMDTIYGDLLPKPSAPEEKEKQAVDDPVRDAIARARERQHEMLVQAAATERRRRYYWSYSGAGGKGNGSRLHDGGQGEGSGSIAIVALKNFLNAQYFGQIGVGCPPQNFTVVFDTGSANLWVPSAKCFFSLACLFHPKYDSRQSSTYKPNGTPASIHYGTGGIAGFYSQDQVTVGNLVVQNQEFIEATHEPGFTFLLAKFDGILGLAFQEISVEGSLPVWYNMVNQNLVAQPVFSFWLNRNPFDGEGGEIVFGGSDEQHYKGSHTYTRVTRKGYWQFEMGDFLIGGRSTGICVDGCAAIADSGTSLIAGPLVAIAQINEQIGAAGVVNQECKQVVAGYGLQIAGLLEAQQTPPSEVCSKVGLCTFDGTRGVSAAGIESVPGSVDGMAEALCNACEIVVFWTQSELSPNRSNEGTLEYVDRLCESMPDPVGSRVDCGRVGSLQTVAFSIGGRAFELRPDQYVLKVGEGFAAHCISGFTALDVPPPVGPLWILGDVFMGAYHTIFDYGKMRIGFADSA from the exons ATGGGGCGTAGGACATGTGGCACGGCCTTCATCCTTCTCTACGTGCTGTCTACGTCGACATTGCCCGCGTCGTCATCGAACACCGGCGACGGCCTCATCCGCATCCCGCTGAAGAAGAGATCGATAATGGACACCATCTACGGCGACCTCCTGCCGAAGCCGAGCGCGCCGGAGGAGAAGGAGAAGCAAGCCGTCGACGACCCGGTGCGGGACGCCATAGCCCGAGCACGCGAGCGGCAGCACGAAATGCTGGTCCAGGCCGCTGCCACGGAACGCAGGCGCAGGTACTACTGGAGCTACAGCGGGGCCGGGGGCAAGGGAAACGGCAGCCGTCTGCATGACGGAGGCCAGGGCGaggggtcggggagcatcgcCATCGTTGCGCTCAAGAACTTCCTCAACGCCCAGTACTTTGGGCagatcggggtcggctgcccgccGCAGAACTTCACCGTCGTCTTCGACACCGGGAGCGCCAACCTCTGGGTCCCTTCTGCCAAGTGCTTTTTCTCG CTCGCGTGTTTATTCCATCCCAAGTATGACTCCCGCCAGTCCAGCACTTACAAACCGAATG GAACACCGGCTTCTATTCACTACGGGACGGGAGGGATTGCTGGTTTTTACAGCCAAGACCAGGTCACGGTTGGCAATCTGGTAGTTCAAAACCAG GAGTTCATCGAAGCCACTCACGAGCCTGGCTTCACCTTTCTACTGGCAAAATTCGACGGCATCCTCGGGCTTGCATTTCAGGAAATTTCAGTTGAAGGTTCACTTCCAGTATG GTACAATATGGTGAACCAAAACCTAGTGGCGCAGCCTGTTTTCTCCTTCTGGTTAAACCGGAACCCATTCGACGGGGAAGGGggcgaaattgtgtttggaggttCTGACGAACAGCATTACAAAGGAAGCCATACGTACACCAGGGTCACTCGGAAAGGCTACTGGCAG TTTGAAATGGGTGACTTTCTCATTGGCGGAAGGAGCACTG GAATCTGTGTGGATGGTTGTGCGGCCATTGCAGACTCTGGGACTTCGCTGATTGCTGGTCCTCTA GTTGCCATTGCCCAGATCAATGAACAGATTGGAGCGGCCGGGGTGGTCAACCAAGAGTGCAAACAGGTCGTTGCTGGTTACGGGCTACAAATTGCAGGGCTGCTGGAAGCTCAG CAGACACCACCATCAGAAGTGTGCTCGAAGGTCGGGCTCTGCACGTTCGATGGGACACGCGGAGTAAG TGCTGCTGGCATCGAGAGTGTACCGGGATCCGTAGACGGCATGGCGGAAGCTCTATGCAACGCGTGCGAGATAGTAGTGTTCTGGACGCAAAGCGAGCTGAGCCCGAACAGGAGCAACGAGGGCACGCTGGAGTACGTGGACAGG CTCTGCGAAAGCATGCCCGATCCGGTGGGGTCGCGCGTGGACTGCGGACGCGTGGGTTCCCTGCAGACCGTTGCGTTCAGCATCGGTGGAAGGGCGTTCGAGCTCCGGCCTGACCAG TACGTCCTCAAGGTCGGCGAGGGGTTCGCCGCGCACTGCATCAGCGGGTTCACGGCTCTGGACGTGCCCCCTCCGGTAGGCCCTCTGTG GATACTGGGTGACGTCTTCATGGGAGCCTACCATACCATCTTTGACTACGGCAAGATGAGGATCGGGTTCGCAGATTCCGCGTGA
- the LOC100383486 gene encoding aspartic proteinase oryzasin-1 isoform X2 — protein sequence MGRRTCGTAFILLYVLSTSTLPASSSNTGDGLIRIPLKKRSIMDTIYGDLLPKPSAPEEKEKQAVDDPVRDAIARARERQHEMLVQAAATERRRRYYWSYSGAGGKGNGSRLHDGGQGEGSGSIAIVALKNFLNAQYFGQIGVGCPPQNFTVVFDTGSANLWVPSAKCFFSLACLFHPKYDSRQSSTYKPNGTPASIHYGTGGIAGFYSQDQVTVGNLVVQNQEFIEATHEPGFTFLLAKFDGILGLAFQEISVEGSLPVWYNMVNQNLVAQPVFSFWLNRNPFDGEGGEIVFGGSDEQHYKGSHTYTRVTRKGYWQFEMGDFLIGGRSTGICVDGCAAIADSGTSLIAGPLVAIAQINEQIGAAGVVNQECKQVVAGYGLQIAGLLEAQTPPSEVCSKVGLCTFDGTRGVSSSSCSSGRSAAGIESVPGSVDGMAEALCNACEIVVFWTQSELSPNRSNEGTLEYVDRLCESMPDPVGSRVDCGRVGSLQTVAFSIGGRAFELRPDQYVLKVGEGFAAHCISGFTALDVPPPVGPLWILGDVFMGAYHTIFDYGKMRIGFADSA from the exons ATGGGGCGTAGGACATGTGGCACGGCCTTCATCCTTCTCTACGTGCTGTCTACGTCGACATTGCCCGCGTCGTCATCGAACACCGGCGACGGCCTCATCCGCATCCCGCTGAAGAAGAGATCGATAATGGACACCATCTACGGCGACCTCCTGCCGAAGCCGAGCGCGCCGGAGGAGAAGGAGAAGCAAGCCGTCGACGACCCGGTGCGGGACGCCATAGCCCGAGCACGCGAGCGGCAGCACGAAATGCTGGTCCAGGCCGCTGCCACGGAACGCAGGCGCAGGTACTACTGGAGCTACAGCGGGGCCGGGGGCAAGGGAAACGGCAGCCGTCTGCATGACGGAGGCCAGGGCGaggggtcggggagcatcgcCATCGTTGCGCTCAAGAACTTCCTCAACGCCCAGTACTTTGGGCagatcggggtcggctgcccgccGCAGAACTTCACCGTCGTCTTCGACACCGGGAGCGCCAACCTCTGGGTCCCTTCTGCCAAGTGCTTTTTCTCG CTCGCGTGTTTATTCCATCCCAAGTATGACTCCCGCCAGTCCAGCACTTACAAACCGAATG GAACACCGGCTTCTATTCACTACGGGACGGGAGGGATTGCTGGTTTTTACAGCCAAGACCAGGTCACGGTTGGCAATCTGGTAGTTCAAAACCAG GAGTTCATCGAAGCCACTCACGAGCCTGGCTTCACCTTTCTACTGGCAAAATTCGACGGCATCCTCGGGCTTGCATTTCAGGAAATTTCAGTTGAAGGTTCACTTCCAGTATG GTACAATATGGTGAACCAAAACCTAGTGGCGCAGCCTGTTTTCTCCTTCTGGTTAAACCGGAACCCATTCGACGGGGAAGGGggcgaaattgtgtttggaggttCTGACGAACAGCATTACAAAGGAAGCCATACGTACACCAGGGTCACTCGGAAAGGCTACTGGCAG TTTGAAATGGGTGACTTTCTCATTGGCGGAAGGAGCACTG GAATCTGTGTGGATGGTTGTGCGGCCATTGCAGACTCTGGGACTTCGCTGATTGCTGGTCCTCTA GTTGCCATTGCCCAGATCAATGAACAGATTGGAGCGGCCGGGGTGGTCAACCAAGAGTGCAAACAGGTCGTTGCTGGTTACGGGCTACAAATTGCAGGGCTGCTGGAAGCTCAG ACACCACCATCAGAAGTGTGCTCGAAGGTCGGGCTCTGCACGTTCGATGGGACACGCGGAGTAAG TTCTTCTTCATGCTCCTCCGGTCGCAGTGCTGCTGGCATCGAGAGTGTACCGGGATCCGTAGACGGCATGGCGGAAGCTCTATGCAACGCGTGCGAGATAGTAGTGTTCTGGACGCAAAGCGAGCTGAGCCCGAACAGGAGCAACGAGGGCACGCTGGAGTACGTGGACAGG CTCTGCGAAAGCATGCCCGATCCGGTGGGGTCGCGCGTGGACTGCGGACGCGTGGGTTCCCTGCAGACCGTTGCGTTCAGCATCGGTGGAAGGGCGTTCGAGCTCCGGCCTGACCAG TACGTCCTCAAGGTCGGCGAGGGGTTCGCCGCGCACTGCATCAGCGGGTTCACGGCTCTGGACGTGCCCCCTCCGGTAGGCCCTCTGTG GATACTGGGTGACGTCTTCATGGGAGCCTACCATACCATCTTTGACTACGGCAAGATGAGGATCGGGTTCGCAGATTCCGCGTGA
- the LOC100383486 gene encoding Aspartic proteinase oryzasin-1 precursor: MGRRTCGTAFILLYVLSTSTLPASSSNTGDGLIRIPLKKRSIMDTIYGDLLPKPSAPEEKEKQAVDDPVRDAIARARERQHEMLVQAAATERRRRYYWSYSGAGGKGNGSRLHDGGQGEGSGSIAIVALKNFLNAQYFGQIGVGCPPQNFTVVFDTGSANLWVPSAKCFFSLACLFHPKYDSRQSSTYKPNGTPASIHYGTGGIAGFYSQDQVTVGNLVVQNQEFIEATHEPGFTFLLAKFDGILGLAFQEISVEGSLPVWYNMVNQNLVAQPVFSFWLNRNPFDGEGGEIVFGGSDEQHYKGSHTYTRVTRKGYWQFEMGDFLIGGRSTGICVDGCAAIADSGTSLIAGPLVAIAQINEQIGAAGVVNQECKQVVAGYGLQIAGLLEAQTPPSEVCSKVGLCTFDGTRGVSAAGIESVPGSVDGMAEALCNACEIVVFWTQSELSPNRSNEGTLEYVDRLCESMPDPVGSRVDCGRVGSLQTVAFSIGGRAFELRPDQYVLKVGEGFAAHCISGFTALDVPPPVGPLWILGDVFMGAYHTIFDYGKMRIGFADSA; the protein is encoded by the exons ATGGGGCGTAGGACATGTGGCACGGCCTTCATCCTTCTCTACGTGCTGTCTACGTCGACATTGCCCGCGTCGTCATCGAACACCGGCGACGGCCTCATCCGCATCCCGCTGAAGAAGAGATCGATAATGGACACCATCTACGGCGACCTCCTGCCGAAGCCGAGCGCGCCGGAGGAGAAGGAGAAGCAAGCCGTCGACGACCCGGTGCGGGACGCCATAGCCCGAGCACGCGAGCGGCAGCACGAAATGCTGGTCCAGGCCGCTGCCACGGAACGCAGGCGCAGGTACTACTGGAGCTACAGCGGGGCCGGGGGCAAGGGAAACGGCAGCCGTCTGCATGACGGAGGCCAGGGCGaggggtcggggagcatcgcCATCGTTGCGCTCAAGAACTTCCTCAACGCCCAGTACTTTGGGCagatcggggtcggctgcccgccGCAGAACTTCACCGTCGTCTTCGACACCGGGAGCGCCAACCTCTGGGTCCCTTCTGCCAAGTGCTTTTTCTCG CTCGCGTGTTTATTCCATCCCAAGTATGACTCCCGCCAGTCCAGCACTTACAAACCGAATG GAACACCGGCTTCTATTCACTACGGGACGGGAGGGATTGCTGGTTTTTACAGCCAAGACCAGGTCACGGTTGGCAATCTGGTAGTTCAAAACCAG GAGTTCATCGAAGCCACTCACGAGCCTGGCTTCACCTTTCTACTGGCAAAATTCGACGGCATCCTCGGGCTTGCATTTCAGGAAATTTCAGTTGAAGGTTCACTTCCAGTATG GTACAATATGGTGAACCAAAACCTAGTGGCGCAGCCTGTTTTCTCCTTCTGGTTAAACCGGAACCCATTCGACGGGGAAGGGggcgaaattgtgtttggaggttCTGACGAACAGCATTACAAAGGAAGCCATACGTACACCAGGGTCACTCGGAAAGGCTACTGGCAG TTTGAAATGGGTGACTTTCTCATTGGCGGAAGGAGCACTG GAATCTGTGTGGATGGTTGTGCGGCCATTGCAGACTCTGGGACTTCGCTGATTGCTGGTCCTCTA GTTGCCATTGCCCAGATCAATGAACAGATTGGAGCGGCCGGGGTGGTCAACCAAGAGTGCAAACAGGTCGTTGCTGGTTACGGGCTACAAATTGCAGGGCTGCTGGAAGCTCAG ACACCACCATCAGAAGTGTGCTCGAAGGTCGGGCTCTGCACGTTCGATGGGACACGCGGAGTAAG TGCTGCTGGCATCGAGAGTGTACCGGGATCCGTAGACGGCATGGCGGAAGCTCTATGCAACGCGTGCGAGATAGTAGTGTTCTGGACGCAAAGCGAGCTGAGCCCGAACAGGAGCAACGAGGGCACGCTGGAGTACGTGGACAGG CTCTGCGAAAGCATGCCCGATCCGGTGGGGTCGCGCGTGGACTGCGGACGCGTGGGTTCCCTGCAGACCGTTGCGTTCAGCATCGGTGGAAGGGCGTTCGAGCTCCGGCCTGACCAG TACGTCCTCAAGGTCGGCGAGGGGTTCGCCGCGCACTGCATCAGCGGGTTCACGGCTCTGGACGTGCCCCCTCCGGTAGGCCCTCTGTG GATACTGGGTGACGTCTTCATGGGAGCCTACCATACCATCTTTGACTACGGCAAGATGAGGATCGGGTTCGCAGATTCCGCGTGA